A window of Cryptomeria japonica chromosome 3, Sugi_1.0, whole genome shotgun sequence contains these coding sequences:
- the LOC131874060 gene encoding SKP1-like protein 1B produces MEGGKVILRSSDNQNFEVDKVVAMESQTIKDLIQLAGDTPSTSQPSMSLTNVSGDILAMVIEYCKYHVHAKKSDSGISPQDVKKWDKELVAVDWTIVLKLIMAANYLNISDLAELTCKAMADDIASCKDAEEMRQKYHIKK; encoded by the exons ATGGAAGGTGGTAAGGTGATTTTGAGGAGCTCCGACAATCAAAATTTCGAAGTAGATAAGGTTGTGGCCATGGAGTCGCAAACCATAAAAGATCTGATTCAACTCGCAGGGGATACACCTTCTACTTCTCAACCTTCCATGTCACTCACAAATGTTTCGGGTGATATTTTGGCTATGGTTATCGAGTATTGCAAATATCACGTACATGCAAAAAAGTCAGATTCAGGCATATCacctcaagatgtgaagaaatggGATAAAGAGTTGGTAGCTGTTGATTGGACTATTGTGTTAAAATTGATAATg GCTGCTAATTATCTGAATATAAGTGATCTTGCTGAGTTGACGTGTAAAGCTATGGCTGATGACATTGCTTCCTGTAAAGATGCAGAAGAAATGCGTCAAAAATATCACATTAAAAAATGA